Sequence from the Methanothermobacter sp. genome:
AAGGCAAAGCGTGAAGTGGAGACGATGAAATCAGCGGCAATGGGCAGGGTCCCTGAAGCCGCCAGCATTATCGTGAAAAGTATCTTGTAGCGTGAGTAACATGTTTCTACCGGCAAGGATGCGAAAACTCAAGATAATAACCCTGGACAAGTACTCGGATTCAGTGGTTCGGTCCTTGCATGAGGAGGGAATAACCCAGATCGATGACATCTCCGAGCGCATCCAGCAAGATGCAGAATGGCGCCAGATCCTTAAACCATCGAGGGCAACACCCTACACAGGAAAGGTTTCGTCTCTCCTCATGAAGACAAGCGGTATCCTGGATTTCCTTGGCTCAGTGGCAGCCCAGGAGAAGGGCCTCAAGGATACCCTGAAGGAGTTCATCAACCCCCCTGTCTTTGAGAAAAGAGAGGTTGAGGAACTGGACACAGAATCACTCCTAGAAATGGCTGAGGAACTCCTGGGAAAGGTCGAATCAGAGACCAGGGTTATGGAGGAAAAATTGAATGAGCTTGATTCAGAAAAAGCAAGCCTTGAATCAAGCCTGACAGTTGCAGAGAAACTGAAAGAATTTGATATTGATTTTGCCGATCTCAATGCTTCAAAGTACATAACCGGAATCGCCGGGAGAATACCCTCTGAAAATCTGGATGAAATCCGGGAAAAACTCTCAGAGATCACAGATGAACTGATACTCTTCGATGCAGAGGGGGAAACCAAGGCAGAGCGCATTTTAATAATAATAACCCTCAGGAAACATGGGGACAGTGTGGCCTCACTCCTCAGGCGAATGGAATTTGAGCGGTTCGAGATCAGCGAACTCAGCGGAAGACCATCAGAAGTCATATCCTCCTCAGAGACACGCATTGCGGAAATTGAGAGGGAAAGAAATGAGATCATCTCAAAGCTGAGGGAGATAAACAGTGAATGGGAGGACGAACTCCTTGTCCTCAAGGAACAGCTTGAAATCGAGAAGGAGCGAAACGAGGTTTTCTCACTCTTCGGCGAAACCGAGAAAACAGTGATGCTGGAGGCATGGGTGCCCCTCAAGGAGGCCGATAGGGCCATCGAGGTTGTTGAGGAGTCATCCGAAGGCCACTGCGTCACCGAACTCGAGGAACCAAACCCCGAGGAGGTTCCGGTGCTCCTGGACAACCCCAGATTCGCCAAACCCTACGAGAACTTCGTGGAGATGTACTCACCACTGAAGTACAACGAGATCGACCCGACGATCTTCATGGCCTTCGTGTTCCCGTTCTTCTTTGGGTTCTGTCTCACAGATGCAGGGTACGGTATACTGGATGCACTCATAGGACTCATACTCTACCGGGGCCTTGGTAAGGTCAATGGGTTCATGAGGGACTTCGGTATAATCATGATGTCCTGCGGGGTATGGGCCTTCATCCTCGGGATGGTCACCAATGGATTCATAGGGGACTTCTTCCCACGGTTCCTGAACATTCAGCTGCCAACGGTCATACCGGCCATAGACGCATTTGTGAACCCCCAGAACATACTCATAATGGCACTCACGGTTGGTGTGCTGCACATCAACTTCGGTTTAATCCTGGGGGCAAGGAACAACATAAGGCTCGGGAACATGAGGGAGGCCCTTGGGTCACAGATAGTCTGGCTGATACTTGAACTGGGTATCATCCTCTACATCTTCGGAGGAATGTTCCTGGGGGCGCCAGTGATAATCCTGGCAGCTGCAATGCTGCTCTACTACAATGGCCTCTTTGGCCTCATGGATGTATCAGGGTTCCTGGGTACACTCCTATCATATGCTAGGCTCCTGGCCCTCTGTCTATCAACAGGGGGTATAGCCATGACCGTTAACATCCTCACAGGACTGAGCTATGAGATGATACCGGTCATTGGAGTCGTTCTGGCCCCGATAATATTCGTGTTCGGGCACCTTGCCAACAACGCCTTCCAGAGCCTTGGTGCCTTCATAAACTCACTTCGTCTGCATTATGTGGAATTCTTTGCCCAGTTCTATCTGGGTGGAAAAAACAAATTCAACGCATTTCGCGCTGAAAGAAACTTCACTAAGATAAGGAGGTAAATAGAATGGTTGAAATAGCATTAGGTACCGCTTTAGCAGCAATAGGTGCTGGAGTTGCAGTAGGATTCGCAGGTCTTGGATCAGGATTAGGCCAGGGTATAGCAGCCGCAGGAAGTGTGGGTGCAGTTGCAGAGGACTCCGACATGTTTGCGAGGGGTATCATATTCTCAGCCCTGCCAGAGACACAGGCTATCTATGGTTTCCTGATCGCCATACTTCTCCTGGTGTTCTCAGGACTCCTTGGAGGAGGAAAGGGCCTGGATGTAACAGCCGGACTTGTGGCTGTGGGTGCAGGTGCAGCCATAGGATTCGCAGGTCTCGGTTCAGGTATGGGTCAGGGTATAACATCAGCGTCATCAGTGGGTGCAGTTGTTGAGGACCCTGACATGTTTGCGAGGGGTATTATATTCTCAGCCCTTTCAGAAACACAGGCTATTTACGGGTTCCTGATTGCCATACTCCTCATGGTCTTCGGCGGAATACTAGGAGGCTAATTAGATGAGCTCCGGAGCCGAAAAAATTGTCTCCAGTATAATGTCAGAGGCTCAGGCAAAGGCAGACGCCATCATTCAGGAAGCTGAAAAGGAAGCCGCCGGTATACTAGAGGAAGGTGAAAAAAGGGCCAGAATGGCCAGCGAACGCATCCTGGAATCAGCCAGGAAACAGGCCGATATGAGGTACCAGCAGATAATCTCAGAGGCCAAGATGAACGCAAGGCGTGCAGAGCTGGAGGCAAGGGAAGAGGTAATACAGGAGGCCTTCAGAAAGGCCGAGGAGGAACTTCAAAACCTGGCATCATCGTCCTCAGATGAATACGTCAGCGCCCTGAAGGCAATGATAAAGGAGGCCGCAGTTGAAATAGGTGGGGGAGAACTCACCGTCAGCATGAAGGAGGGTGATGACTCCCTTGACCTTGGCCTTGACAAAATCGCAGCTGAAGTGGAAGCCGAGACAGGTAAAAAAACAACCCTGGAGGTTGGAGACAGTATCAGAACCATTGGAGGAGCAGTGGTAAGGACAAAGGATGGACTGGTTGAGGTTAACAATACAGTAGAGGCCAGGATGTCCCGCTTCAAAAAGGCTCTGCGTTCAGAGGTGGCCAAGGTTCTTTTCCAATAAAAGGGGAGATAACAGATGGCTGACAGCATCACAACAATTGTAACAGCGCTTGGATTCCCTTCAATAGAATCTTTTATAGGCGTACTCCTCCTTGGAGGGGCAATTATAGGTGCTATTGTTGTAATAGCAACTATAAGGCCTATATTAGATTTATTCCCCTTTGCATACCCCAACGCCAGAGTCAGGGCACGTATTGGAAGACTGATAAACGAGAAACAGCTCTCAGAGATCCTTGAGACAGAGTCAATGGAGGAGTTCAAAAACTACCTCAGAGGACTACCCGATTATGCAGGCTACGTTGACCGCTTCCCCATTGAGAAGGCACTTGAAAGTCAGCTTGCAGAGACCTATGAGACAGTATCAAAGATAGCGCCTGCCTCCATAAGGGAGCCATTCAGGGCAAACCTCCGGAAGTGGGATATAAGGAACATAAAGAGCCTCATAACAGCAAAGGACGCAGGTTTAAGTGCTGAGGAGACAGTGAACCTGATAGTACCTGCAGGGGAGATCTATGAGGTCATAGAGGGTCTGGTGGATGCATCAAATGTCCAGGAAGTCGTAACAGGTCTTGAGGGAACAGAGTACGCAGAGGTACTGGAGGATGCTCTCTCCCAGTACCAGGAAACAGGTATGCTGCTCCCAATCGAGGCGGCTCTTGACAGAAAATTCCTGGAGGACCTCATAAGGTCAGTTGGAAGTCCCTCAGATGACAACACCAAAATTCTGCACACCTACTTTGGTACACAGGTGGACGTGGCAAACCTCAAGATGATACTCCGTGCAAAAGCCGATAGCCTCAGCTACGATGATATAAGCCCATACATAGTACCCCACGGCTACCAGCTGAGGGAGTGGAAGCTCAAGGACCTCATGGAGGCAGAGGACGTCAGTGGAGTTATAAGCGGCCTTGAGGGGACAGACTACGGCCAGATCCTGTCAGAGGCACTATCAGAGTACACATCAACAGGTTCAGTGGCGGTCTTCGAGCGCGTCCTTGAGGACAACCTCAACAGGATGGCCAGGAACTTCGCACTCAAGAAGCCCTTCGGGGTGGGACCAATGATAGGATTCCTCAGCAGGAAGGAAGCCGAGGTGCGAAATCTCAAGGTCATAGCCAGAAGCAAAAGGGAGCCCGGGTTTCCTGAATCAATGGTTAAGGAGATGTTGGTATGAGTTCAAATATTGCAGTGGTCGGTGACAGGGACACCGTGACAGGGTTCAGACTTGGAGGCGTCAGGGAAGGTCATGTCGTGGAGACACCTGACGAGGCAGAAAAAACCATAAGGAACCTTATAGGTGAAGGGTTCTCAATAATAATTGTCACTGAAAAGATTGGGGATGAACTGAGGGAATTTATTGAGGAAACCACAAGTTCAAGTGCACTACCAATGATAATAGAGATACCTGATAAAACAGGGCCCTCAGAACGTGAAACAGATCCACTGAGGGACCTTATTAAAAGAGTTATTGGGGTTGAGATGGTAAAATGACACAGGAAGGAAGGATTATAAAAATAGCGGGTCCTGTTATCATCGCCGAGGGGATGAGAGGATCCCAGATGTACGAAATGGTCAAGGTGGGCGAAGACAAGCTTATAGGAGAAATCATTGAACTTGAGGGTGACACAGCAACCATCCAGGTTTACGAGGAAACAGCAGGTATAAAACCTGGAGAGACCGTTGAGAGAACAGGCGGTCCTCTATCAGTGGAACTAGGACCTGGAATACTGGGTTCAATCTTCGATGGGATACAGAGGCCCCTAGAGAATATAAAGGCACTTACCGGAGACTACATCGAAAGGGGAGTGGATGTACCATCACTCCCAAAGGATAAGAAATGGAACTTCAAGCCAGTGGCCCAGGAGGGCCAGATGGTTAAGGGTGGGGACATAATCGGTGAGGTGGAGGAGACATCCTCAATAACCCACAGGATAATGATCCCACCACACGTTGAGGGTAAACTCACAAGGATAGTGCCCCAGGGCGAATACACGGTCCTTGATGATATAGCAGAGGTGGAAACCGATAAGGGTACCGTTAAGGTGCAGATGCTCCAGAAGTGGCCTGTGAGGAAGGGTCGACCATACAAGAAGAAACTTGACCCTGACGTGCCACTCATAACAGGTCAGAGGGCACAGGACACATTCTTCTCAGTCGCCAAGGGTGGTACAGCCGCAATACCAGGGCCATTCGGTTCAGGTAAAACTGTTACCCAGCAGCAGCTTGCAAAATGGGCTGACGCAGACATAATCGTCTATGTTGGATGCGGTGAAAGGGGTAACGAGATGACAGAGGTCCTTAAGGAATTCCCTGAACTGGAGGACCCAAAGACAGGTAACCCCCTCATGGACAGGACTGTTCTAATAGCAAACACTTCAAACATGCCTGTGGCTGCAAGGGAGGCCTGTGTGTACACGGGTATAACCATAGCAGAGTACTTCAGGGACATGGGATACGATGTTGCACTCATGGCTGACTCCACCTCAAGGTGGGCAGAGGCCATGAGGGAGATCTCAGGAAGGCTCGAGGAGATGCCCGGTGAAGAGGGATACCCGGCATATCTGGCATCCAGGCTCGCACAGTTCTATGAGCGTGCCGGAAGGGTTACAACCATCGGCTCAGAGGACAAGGTTGCATCCGTCTCAGTCGTTGGTGCGGTTTCACCACCAGGCGGTGACCTCTCAGAGCCTGTCACACAGAATACACTCAGGATCTGTAAGGTTTTCTGGGCACTTGACGCATCCCTTGCAGACAAGCGTCACTTCCCATCTATTGACTGGCTCCAGAGCTACTCACTCTACGTTGACAGCGTCGAGGAATGGTGGGCCAAAAACGTTGATCCTGAATGGAGGGCCATAAGGGACGAGGCAATGGCGCTACTCCAGAAGGAGGCAGAACTCCAGGAGATCGTCCAGCTCGTTGGACCCGACGCACTTCCAGACAGGGAGAGGATAACCCTTGAGACAACAAGGATGATAAGGGAGGACTTCCTCCAGCAGAACGCTTACCATGAGGTTGACACATACTGCTCACCATCAAAGCAGTTCGAGATGCTCAGGACAATCATAATGTTCCACAAGAATGCAACAGCAGCACTTGAGAGAGGTGCGCCAGCAGCGGACATCATAGCCCTCCCGGTCAAGGAGGACATAGGGCGTATGAAGTACATACCCGAAGATGAATTCCCGGCAAGAATCAAGGAGATCCAGGAGAGGATCGTCAAGGAATGTGGTGAGGTGTGAAGATGAACGTTAACATCAAAACCCGAGAATACACCACAGTCACGGAGGTTTCAGGGCCTCTGATGATCGTTGAGGGTGTTGAAGGGGTTGCTTACAGTGAGATAGTGGAGATTGAAACACCCACAGGTGAGAAGAGAAGGGGACAGGTCCTTGAGGTAAAGGAGGACCTGGCGGTCGTCCAGGTCTTTGAGGGTACAAGTGACCTTAACACAGAGACCACAAAGATAAGGTTCACAGGTGAAACAGCCAAGATCGGCGTATCCCTTGACATGATGGGTCGTATATTCGACGGTACAGGGAAGCCAATAGACGGCGGCCCTGAAATCATCCCTGAGAAGGAACTGGACATCAACGGTAGCCCAATGAACCCCGCTGCAAGGGAGTTCCCTGCGGAGTTCATACAGACAGGTATATCCACAATCGACGGGATGAACACTCTTGTGAGGGGTCAGAAACTCCCTATATTCTCAGGTTCAGGGCTTCCACACAACGAACTGGCCGCACAGATCGCAAGGCAGGCAAAGGTGCTTGCAGAGGAGAGCGAATTTGCAGTTATCTTCGCTGCCATGGGTATCACCCACGAAGAGGCAAACTACTTCATGAGGGACTTCGAGAGGACAGGCGCCCTTGAAAGGGTTACAGTGTTCATGAACCTGGCAGACGACCCTGCCATTGAGCGTATCATCACCCCGAGGATGGCGCTGACAACAGCAGAGTACTTCGCCTTTGAACACGACATGCACGTGCTTGTTATCCTCACCGACCTTACAAATTACTGTGAGGCCCTCAGGGAGATATCAGCTGCAAGGGAGGAGGTCCCAGGTCGAAGGGGTTACCCGGGTTACATGTACACCGACCTTGCAAGCCTCTATGAGAGGGCAGGCCGTATAGTTGGCAAGGAGGGGTCAATCACCCAGATGCCAATACTTGTGATGCCACAGGACGACATAACCCACCCGATACCTGACCTCACAGGTTACATTACAGAGGGCCAGATAGTGCTTAGCCGTGACCTCCACCGTAAGGGTATATATCCACCGGTGGATGTGCTGCCATCACTGTCAAGGCTCATGAGTGGTGGTATCGGTGAGGGAAGGACACGTGAGGACCACAGTGGTCTCTCTGATCAGCTCTACAGTGCCTACGCCGAGGGTCGTGATTTAAGGGACCTCATGGCTGTTGTGGGTGAGGAAGCCCTCACAGAGAGGGACAGGAAGTTCCTCAAATTCGCCGATGAATTTGAGAAACGCTTCATCACCCAGGCACGTGATGAGGACCGCTCCATAGAGGAGACCCTCAACCTTGGCTGGGAGCTCCTGTCACTCCTGCCAAGATCCGAACTCAAGAGGGTCCGCGAGGAGCACATACCCAAGTACCTCCCGGGTGCAGAGTAACACCCAACATATTTTTCAGGAGAGGTAGCAGATGGCACAGGAAATGATTGAGGGGATCAACCCAACGAGGATGGAGCTCCTGAAACTCAAGCAGCGGGAGAAACTCGCTGTTAAGGGTTACAGTCTCCTCAAGGAGAAGAGGAACGCCCTTATCATGGAGTTCTTCAACATCCTTGAGAGGGTTAAGGGTTCCCGTGAAAAGGTGGAGGAGCACCTCAGGGAGGCTTTCATGGACCTCACAGAGGCCCAGGTACTCATGGGTGATGCCGCGGTTGAGAGGGCCGCAATGTCAGTGAGGGAGTCAGTGGAGGTTGACATAGACTCAAGGAGTATAATGGGTGTCGTCGTCCCTGTCGTGGATGCCCGTGCAACCAGGAGGACGGTGGTTGAGCGTGGCTATGGCCTTGTGGACACATCAGTTAAACTTGACGAGGCAGCCAGGAAATTCGAGGAGTCCCTGGCACTCATAATAGAACTCGGTGAGATCGAGAAGACCATAAGGCTCCTTGCCGGTGAGATAGAATCAACCAAGCGAAGGGTCAACGCCCTTGAGCACATCATAATCCCGAGACTCAAGAACACAGTCAAGTACATTGAGATGAGGCTCGAGGAGATGGAGAGGGAGAACTTCGTCAGGTTGAAGATGATCAAAAAATCCATGGAGATGGAGTGATGGTTAGGATACTTACAAGGCTCGGCCAGGTCCGTGAGGCCGAGGAGAGGTATAAGAGGGAGCTTGTTGACTTCAGGATGGGGGATGTCTACGGCAACCTCAGGGCCATCATTGCAGATGAGGATGTTGAGGTTAGGGCCGGCGAGGCAAAACCTGTGAAGATAAAGGAGATCAGCATACCCGCAAACCACATAGTCTTCATGTGTGCCTACGCCACAAACCCTCTGGGTCATCCGATAGCGGCCGGGGAGGAGACACCCCTACCAATAAGCATGGATCGTAAGGCTGACCATGCGACTTTTGTGGCTGCAGTGGATGGTAAAATAAGTAGAAACGACCTTCTGGGAGTCCTCATAATCCTCCCTGTCGAATTAACCCACTAAATCTTTTTTTAATTTAAAAATGAGTTTTTTATCCAAAAAACGATTTTATTGTGTCATAGAGTTCGATCATAAGGTCCTCGGTGTACTCAAGGAGTTCCTCGGTGTACTCAAGGAGTTCCCTGTAGGTCTCAATAAGGGCATCACGGTTTCTCTGCAGCTGTTTCATTGCCTTTGCCTGCGCAGCCGCAGGGTTACCTGTTATTATCCTTTTAAACATGGATGAGTTCTCCTTAAGGTCCTCAATCTCAGTTCTTATCTCCGCCATCCGATCTAGATAGTAGCGCTCAGCCCCCCTTATATCCCTCTTTATTTGCTCTTGAATTTCGAGTAACTGTTCTCTCCTCTCACTGAGTTCCATTAGGGATTTACGGGTTGATGCTATGGTTGATGTGTCGATTTCACTGAAATCTGCAAGTTCCATCAGGATGCTGTGGTAATCGTCGGGATCCATCACCCACCACCATCAGTTAAACTGGATCCTTACCTCTATCAGGCCGTCACTGACACGGGTCTCGGTTTCAATCTCCTCGTTCTCCTTTTCAATTTCACGTATACGGTAGAATATGTTGGTGAGGGCGCCTGTCCTGAATACACCTGTCCTGTTATCTGGCTTGGAAGATATGAGGAGGATTGAAACACCATCATCTGTTATCTTAACGTTGTAGTTAACCCCATTTATGTATATGCCGTCGGAGAGCCTCAGGAGAAGTTTTATGTACTTTATGGGGAGTCCGCTGCTACTTATTATCTCCTTTATCTTATCATTTTCCCTGCACTGCTCTATATCAATATCCAAGGTCCACCCTCCCTTCAGTTAAGATATTAATCTTTTATAGAATATAAAACATAGGCTATATGATGAGAGGTGACAGCTCAGAGAGGCTCATAAAGAAGGAGATCTTCAACCTCAACAGGCACCTTCCATCCAGGAGAAAGACCCTGGAGGAGCTCCTGGGGGAGGATAAACCCCACGTCCTGGGTTCTGATGGTACGAGGCACAGGTTCAAATGGGCTGAACTCGAGGAGCTCAGGGACATGCTGACTCCCCAGGAGGCACGGCGTTTGAGGTTACCAATCTACATTGAGATAGAATCAGACACATCGGGTGCAAGGATATCCGGTGAGGTTGAGGTTAAGGTGGTGAGTGAGGTTCTTGGCAGGGACGAGGAGGGGGATGAGATCTACATTTACAGGCCTGAGATTAGGGTGCTGAGGGCAAGGTTTCCAACGGCAACCCAGTACATATTCCTTGTGAGGGAACTTTAGTGGAGGCTGATGATATGAGTAAGGATCCGCTTAAGGAGTACCTTAAGGACCCGGATAGAAGGGCGAAACTCTTCCTTTTAATGACGGGCGGTATGATTCTGAGCACAGTGCTCATCACCATAGGCACAATAATACTGATACTCCTGCTTCTGGGCATAATATAACCATGTTCCAGTTTTTTGCCCCTGAATGAACCTTATTTCTGGTTCATGGTATGGGTTTCAGTTTTTGGCCATTGATCACTTCAGAACTTTTCTGGTGTCTAGAGGGGTTTCAGTTTTTTTCTGACCATGTAACACCTACTGGATGCAGCTGAAAGCGCCCGTTCAGGGTTTTCATCTGCAGCCAGCACAGTTACAAGGGGCTCGCCCTCCTCAATTATTGCACCGGGGAATGGGAGGTCATAGACCCCAGGGATTTTTATCTCACCCACCATGCACCTTGAGGGGGCGTAGAGTATCCTCTTAACAGCATACATGAGAGGTTCCGGTTTTTCAATGAGCTCACCCATGCAGGCCATCACATGGGCCTCGGTCATGTTTATACCAAGAGATGCCTCGGCACATTCAAAGGTCCCCTGGATGCGGGGGTTCACCTCCACAACATACACTTCAGAGCCCTGCATGATGAAGTCGACACCATTGGAGCCCCTGAGTGAGAGGTCGAGTATGAGGTCCTCTGCCATCTCCTCAATCACACCTTGAGGCCCCGGTGTCATGTTACCGGCGTAGATGAACTGGCCCTCAAATCCTGGGATGTTTCTTTTGATAATCTGCCTGCTTGTGAGTACCGTTATTGCATCAGAACCCGTTGATAGCACAGAGGCACTCACGGGCACGCCCTCAATGTACTCCTGCAGCAGGAACTCGCCGCTGGCCTCCTGGAAATCCATCACACCGAAGCCCCCGGCACCCCTCACGGGCTTTATGAGGTACCTCTTCTCTCCACTGGATACAATCTCCAGTGCTTCATGGGGGTCGGTGATGAGATGAGTCTCGGGTGTGGGGTATGAATTCTTTATCCTCTGGTAGAGGCGGTACTTGTCTTCCACGTGGTCTGCCCTTGGGTTACCCAGCACCTTATCTTCTGGAAGTCCAGGGGCCCCTGTGAGGGGTATTATACCATCAACCTTTTCCATGAAATCCGATGCTGCTTCGAGGAGTTTCTCTGTACTGAAGTTCTCCTGGAACCTTCCGCAGCTTTCACCTTTTTGCTGCTGGAGTATGCACCTTCTCTCTGTATATCCACGAAAGTCCAGGGTGCAGTAGTAGGATGCAGAGTAGACGCTGTATCCAGCCCTGAAGGCTGATTCAGCGACAGGCCTTGTGTTGACGCCTATTATGAGGATTTGTTCCATTCTAAACACAGAATCAGTTGGTTGATAGTCCCGAGCGGAGTCGAACCGCTGTCGCCGGGTCCAAAGCCCAGCAGGATTACCACTACCCCACGGGACTATGACAGTTAATAGGTGGTGAGGTTCATCATAAATAGGTTTCGATAAAGGGGGGTTTGGGGGGAATAGTCCCGAGCGGAGTCGAACCGCTATCGATGGATCCAGAGTCCATCAGGATTGCCATTACCCCACGGGACTGTATTGAAAAACAGTTCATATCGGCAGAATATGTGTTAAGTGGAAGCTATATAAATAGTTTGCGGTTTCAGTCGGAATAAAATTGGAATGGTGGGAAGACAGGGTGGATACTTTTAATCTGGCTGAGCCAAGGTTAAAATGGTGAGAAGACCCCTATGAATACCAGCCAGGCCAGTATGGTCTTGGCAACGAGGCTCAGTATGATGTACACCCGCTCACCATAGAGGTAGTCCTTCCACTTACCGACACCCTTATACTGGAGCAGCATGTTGATGGAGAAGGTGTTGAACATCACGAAGTAGAGGAGTAGTGCGAGGTACACGAAGTCAGGTGGCTGGGTCTCTGATGAACTAAGGGCCGCCACAAAGTATGCCGCAATGACTATCCAGGGTGTGAAACCAGCAATACAGCCGAGGAGGTAGGGTGACCAGTCGATCTTCTCGGTGTACTGGTTGATCTTCTCCATGAGGTAACCGAACATTATCATTGAGGCGTTCAGCACAAAGATCATCACAAGTGACCAGAGGTCCCAAACACCCACAAAGGTGGCCAGTATGACGATCATTATTGAACTGGAGAATGCATACTCGTACCAGCGGTAGGGGTTCATCCCCCTCCTGAGGTTTTCAACGTAACTCTCATTCCTCAGGAAGGCTATGGTGAAGTGTGCTACCGCAGAGATAAGCAGGAACGATGCGAGTATCACACCAAGGTAGCTAACCGTGAAGGCCACCTCAGGGTTCGGGAGCACCTGGAATGACGGTGGATTCAGTGATATCACCTTGAACTTCAGGTAGAACGTGTATATGTCCCTGTCCCAGGTCAGAAGGTATCCCAGTGCAACCATCAGGAGGCCCTGCAGGAGGTGCAGGGTCCCGGCTGCAATGTTCAGTTTACGGAGTCCCTCAAAACTTATAGGGGACTTTTCAATCATTTTAAGTCTTTCAACATTATCCATAAAACAACCCCAGATTTATTATGTTTCTTAAATTATTTTAATATTTTGTAGTCTGGGGGTTGAAAAAAGGGAAGTTACTCCAGAACTTATTTTAGTGTCTTGTTTAGTATCATCCTTGTAATTGGAGGAGCTGAAAAAAGAGGGGGGTTATCCCAGGAACCTCCTCTGGCTTGCAGCCTCAAGTATGAGTTCCTGGAGGTTGGCAGTTCTGTTAACCCTGAGGGCCCTTATGATTTCATCGGTGACCCTGCGGTGGTCCTCATCATATTCAGGTTCAATGTACTCCTCAACCGCCGATTTAACCTCAGGGCTAAGGAATGGTGAGTCAGGGTTGGCGTACCTCAAGGCATCTCCAAGGTCACGCCTGAGGCCAGGGTAGACATCCTCTATGAATTCAAGTTCCTCAGAGGACAGTGCATTGAAGCCCAGAAGCTCAGGGGGAACACCAAGGGAGTAAAGGGCGGCGGTGAATGTTATTGCCCTTGGAAGTGAAACGTTACCCATACTCCTGGCATATCCAAAGAGTCCGATGTGGAGCTTCCTCTTCCTCCTTCCGGGCACGTACCTTGCAACCCTGTTTATGATATCCACTAGGTCCATGACCTGCCTCCGGTACTCCCTGCAGTAGGCTGAGATTATCTCAAGGGCACGGTCGGTATCAATATCAGATGCCCTGCCTGGTTTTGCTGACCTCAGCTCCCTTATCCCCTTCATAACCTCTGAGGGTTCATGGTCGTACTTGAAGGAGGACTGGACAGTGAATGTGTATGCCCCGCTGTATTCCCCTGTAACGTCCCTCACATTATCTGGCCTGAGGTTTCCCCTGAACGGGGCTGAACCCATACCTATGATGGGGTAGAGTTTAACCCCACTCTCCTCCTCAAGGGCCCTGAAGTCTCTGAGGGCTATCCTGTTGAGTATGGTGGCTGAGACCATACCGTAGTTCATTGCCGGGTCGGATCTTGCAAGGAAGACCCTCTGCCCTGTGAGGTCCTTACCATCGAGGTACTCGCCTGTTATACGGGCTGCGTTGAGCATCCCCTCATAGTCCTCGAAGAGGGGTATAACATTGATCTCATCGGGCCTGAACTCCCCGATCCACTCCTTGACGGTTACACCATCTGCGAGCTGCAGCCTCTCCTTTCCCTTGACAAAGTCCCGGTAGTAGCTGTGGATCCTGTTGAGGCAGCTGCTGGAGGAGGTCATTGGCAG
This genomic interval carries:
- the heR gene encoding heliorhodopsin HeR, with product MDNVERLKMIEKSPISFEGLRKLNIAAGTLHLLQGLLMVALGYLLTWDRDIYTFYLKFKVISLNPPSFQVLPNPEVAFTVSYLGVILASFLLISAVAHFTIAFLRNESYVENLRRGMNPYRWYEYAFSSSIMIVILATFVGVWDLWSLVMIFVLNASMIMFGYLMEKINQYTEKIDWSPYLLGCIAGFTPWIVIAAYFVAALSSSETQPPDFVYLALLLYFVMFNTFSINMLLQYKGVGKWKDYLYGERVYIILSLVAKTILAWLVFIGVFSPF
- the ppcA gene encoding phosphoenolpyruvate carboxylase, with translation MKVPRCMSTQHPDNVNPPFFAAEPELGGEDEIREAYYVFSHLGCDEQMWDCEGKEVDNYVVKKLLTKYQAFFQDHVLGEDLRLTLRVPNPTVERAEAKILLETLESIPRSYDTASLFYGMDTHPVFEVILPMTSSSSCLNRIHSYYRDFVKGKERLQLADGVTVKEWIGEFRPDEINVIPLFEDYEGMLNAARITGEYLDGKDLTGQRVFLARSDPAMNYGMVSATILNRIALRDFRALEEESGVKLYPIIGMGSAPFRGNLRPDNVRDVTGEYSGAYTFTVQSSFKYDHEPSEVMKGIRELRSAKPGRASDIDTDRALEIISAYCREYRRQVMDLVDIINRVARYVPGRRKRKLHIGLFGYARSMGNVSLPRAITFTAALYSLGVPPELLGFNALSSEELEFIEDVYPGLRRDLGDALRYANPDSPFLSPEVKSAVEEYIEPEYDEDHRRVTDEIIRALRVNRTANLQELILEAASQRRFLG